Genomic DNA from Babylonia areolata isolate BAREFJ2019XMU chromosome 9, ASM4173473v1, whole genome shotgun sequence:
acacacacacacacacacacacacagccacacaactcatgtacagacacagacacacacacacacagagccacacaactcacacacagacaaagacacatacacagacacacacacagccacacaacacacacccacacacacacacacacacacatacactcttaatTAATTATTAATCACTGATAGAAGAGATATTAAGTAAATGTTATGGGAAAGCCAAACCAGTATATACTAGATATTCGTAAGATGTGAGCACATTAGATATAATATATTCAGATCATAAGCTTGATTGTGACCTTGCACATTTTTTTCTTGGGAACTATAAAAATTGCATTGCTTATGATATGTTTTTGTACATTTTTTGTGCATGCAGATATGAATTGTATAGTTCACTCCAGTAAAATTGCTCAAGGAggtgcactagtgggtcacggttaagtatgtgtaattaaagatgatgatttgtgtgtgtgtgtgtgtgtgtgtgtgtgtgtgtgtgtgtgtgtgtgtgtgtgttgtagtcctGTATGTGTCAGTTACTTTCGTTACCATGAAGTGAAAACGTGACATGTAAACTTGTAGCGATTGTAAATTACACCAGACAAGTCAGTGATGACAAATCTGAAAGGAATAAGCTTAGTACCCTCTTCAAATGTTCGTAGGGTCATCTTTCCAGCTGTCCGCTCCATAGACGAGGTTTGGTCTACAAACGAACGAAGCGATCTTGCCAACCTGCCCCTCATTTGACAACTTTTCCGCAAGTACAAAGGTTGAGTTCTAATATCTGCATATTCTTATTCGGTTTAAATGCACAGTTTCAGCTGGCTTTAGACAAAATGGCGTCTCGCGTTGATTTGAAACCGCGGAAAGAGCTAATTAATCCCAACTTTGACGGTTACAAGCTGTCTCTCGAGCCTCTTCCGACATATCAGCAAGAACTTGAGAAAGGTAAGCACGCTGCGCTGTAAAGGAATCCGATATAAAGAAAGTCATACGGGTTTTACAGTGTACTTTCGATGTTAACTCCACAACGTCATTTTGTGACACGTTGGAAGTACAGTCGTCAACATAAACAACACGGTCAAGGCCACTCTGCCAGTGGTTAATGCCATGTTTGATTCGGAAGGTTTCTAAATAGGGGTACTCGGGTATAGGTATGAAGTCTACAGAAGTTATTCCATCTCAGACCAACGATCACTGGTCACTTTGCACGTATGCATACGCGTGCACTGCACCCGTCATCTTTGTTGCGCAACGTAGCAAGATAGAACAAAACTGTCAGTAGCATACTGATGCAGTGATAATATCACTAAAAGATAACATCATATGCCTGAATGTAGAATTATTCAAAATTTTATAAAGTGACTTGGTCATAGTTTGgtggctgacagagacagatagtgacagTGCATcaaagtgggggggaaaaaatcacataATTTTATATACAATAGTTCACTGATCAGCATTGCAGGATTCGTCATGAATAAACCACAATATTGTGGTCAAAAGTGCTATGACCTGGACAAAGAAGGGTCATTATCGAAACGTCTTCGAAATATGTCGCCTAACCACAAGCCAGTTGCTGGATATCGGATGGAGTTAAGTCCCCTCCCTGTGACAAAGGTGCCTCTGGGTAAGGACTATTTAATTTCAACATTACATAAGTGTACATATCACTTGTACATTACTTCTTGTACATTCATCATTGTGTTGATAATCTTCACAGTAAAATAAGATACCAGTTCGACTCTTCTGTTCCATTCGAAAATGTGATCTGTTATCAGGTAAAATCATAATTGGGCAGTTTGACTTCCATTGAATACAGATAGATCTATATCTAATATATATTCAGTTGAATCAGATCTGTATCTGATGTTTGTTGAGTTGAATACAGATCTCTTCTCTCTTGGCCTGGATTGGGTTCTGATTAATGTATATAATACTATATTGTCCAGTGGTAATCtgtattcaatatatatatatatatatatatatatatatatatagatagatagatagatagatagatagatatatcagttcagcagtccacacacacacacacacacacacacacacacacacacacacacacacacacacacaaacatgcacacacacacacacacacacacacacacacacacacacacacacacacaccatgatacgtACATGTATTACCTTTATGGTATGTTTTATGTTTTCAGCTGTTGATGTTTGCACGCTGACTCAGGACCAGCTGACTTCGCATCATGCTAAGCTGTTTGCTGCACCCAACCACCTGACTGCAGACCTCTGGGCAGAAAACTCTGTCTATGTGGTTGACTCTTCTTGGACTTTGCGCCACATTTTTCTCCATGAGGTCAGTTTGGGGAAGAGACTTGCCAACACATGCCTGTAGATCATATGTACTTGTACACACATCCACCATGATAAAGTGATAAAGTTACATGGTTTTCGGCAGCATAGTTGTGGGCTTGCTTGCGCTGTGgatgtgtacagacacacaggggTCTATTTACAAGTGGTTTaatcacatggacacacacaggcaaactcatatgcacacacacacacagatgtatgtatatatttctttttatataaatttAATTCTTCAAAGCTACTTATCTTGATATCATAATAAGTTGTCTACATATTGAAAAGAAAACCCATAGATGGTACCAAAAGACCAAGTTTGGATCGGGGTGTTTCCTGTCGTGACAGCCTAGGGAGGAATCCATGCACCTGAGTCTCAGTTGCTCTGATGCGATTTTGAAACATGTTTCCCTCTTGAAAACAACAGTTCATCGAAAGTGAAATGTCAGCAGGAAGTGAGTGCTTTTACCCTGGTCTGACCTCAAGGACCGATCAACGTGTTGGGTTTATGGGAAGGTCTGtcgtctgctttttcttttttttcccccctctcaaagcagatgtggtgaagcatattATTGGTCAAGATGGAGAACTAAATTAGGTCAGTCCACACGGTttgccaccttgaaactgaaacttagccaGGGCTGCAAAGCAGTTTTGATTCCATGGTTCATCTTCCACCACATGcagttcactttgtgtgtgtgtgtgtgttctgttccagAGCAACAAGGTGGACAGCGGTTGCCGTGTCTTCGACATTCCTCAGGCTGCAGAGTTCAGGCAGGTAGCCGGCCGGCTGAATGTTTCCCTGCGCTTCGCTGGCCCCCAGGTGGCAGTGCTGGCAGACGGGGCGGGGCGACTCTTCCTGCTGGACACAGGGGACAGGAGCCGCAAGTCCGGGCAGTGGAAGGTAAAGTTCTGCAGAGaggccaactgttacgatttcgctgtattttgttaAGCTTGGTCGCAGGTTCTGAGGTTGTTCCGGCATTACACCATCGTCAAAATGGTTCTGATGAGTTCATTTTCGATTACATGGCATAgttacatgctttcctgtcgaaACTCTACACCTGTTGATCACAAGATCAGGGCAGCCGCTTTCCTATTGAAACTCTACACCTgtcgatcacaaggccagggcagccGCTTTCCTGTCGAAACTCTACACCTgtcgatcacaaggccagggcagtcacgaCTAACCTTGATCTCATGtgttgatgctcagctaatcgtgtgcgtgtttacattgaaacaacattgagtggaccagtcagcttaatcgtagcagttacaccatgttgcaggtaGACCCAAGAGTTTGTgagccttgtagataaaatgtacgtttgctgatgtggctcggagtccaagtgttcctaccaaattcagaatgttcctacaaatgtcctgattgttcctacgaacttttgacaggggttggcatctctggttcTGTGATGCCATGCACTGTGGCCGTCAACCAAACTGCTGCCATTGGATGCTtgcttgtcttaaaaaaaaaaaaaaaaaatttttgaatgGTATGGAAAATACCACAGGGCTAAAAATTTCCAGATAACTTTTGGTTGTCCTGTGGACAAGTAGATGGAAAAAAAACTCTCTACTTACAGAGAACTTTTGGAAGTCCTGTGGGAAagtagatgaaaaaaacaaccctctaCTTACAGATAACTTTTGGTTGTCCTGTGGACAAGCTGGTGCAAAAATACCCTCTAGTCACAGGTGACTTTTGGTTGACCTGTGGACAcgtaggtaaaaaaaacaacaaccctgtacCTGTCTCCCCAAATTTCTGCTTGCCCTTCCTGATGAAAGGGGCAGTTTATAGAAGTAACAACTGATAGAGCAGACAAGATTCATTtacttgaagatctagtcatcagccccatccacatgtaatatgcagcttctgttcaaacgtgtgtgtgtgtgtgtgtgtgtgtgtgtgtgtgcatgcatgtgtgagtgtgcacaagtttttgtgttgatatgcacatgtatgtatcctaaattctactgtatgtgtatttgtgtatgtatgattttcgatttatgtttataGCTTTtatgtgctcccccccccacccccagtattccttgtgaccccagtacacttggtaataaagatttattctattctattattctGTATGAATAGTATGTATTACTGGACCAGAGGATGCAGTTATTTTGTTATAAACATTGAGAGTATTATGAGGCCAAATTAACACTGGCTctttcttagtgctgcagcctcgggggctagttggccttggggaccatcccaacactgactgtcccaAAGCCCGttcggttgagagagaggggatgtaacttgggcaagacattctccactataatcagattgcagcccagatagtcaggacagtggttgcctcctctgctgttgtggtcattgtcagacacaactgacctaaatggttcgttcgttcattcttttgtttaaagtctgtcctctctcttttctctctctcttttgtcccgTGACCCACCAGGTcatgtggggggggcgggggggggacacaagggatgcagcggatgtcactctcctccagcctggtctgctctcggcctctgacaccagctctggcatcttcagatgagtccaggtcttgacgtcatctgtccagcttctccttggtcttcccctctttcttccgccctcgatggtgccctgcaggatggtcttgcacagggtgttgtgccgggtcacgtggccaaaccaggccagcttcctccttttgatggtGGCCAGGAGGGGTTCTTGATGTTCGGCGAAGGCTTCAACTTTGCTCCGGacatagtcgttggtcttgtgTTTGACCCATGAGATGCGGAGCAGCTTTCGGTAGCATTTCATCTCAAATGCTTGGACCCTCTTCTCAAGCTCAGCTGACAGTGTCcagctttcacatccatacaggagAATGGCGAGCAGTAAGGATCTGTACAGTTTGAGTTTGGTGGCAAGGGAAATGCTCCTGCTCCTCCAGATCTTGTCCAGTTCTGCCatcgctgatgttgctgttgtgaggcGGATCTTCCCTTCTGTGTTCGACCTGCTGTCCTTTGTCAGTGTTGCTCCCAAGTACTTGAAGGCTTCCACCTCTTCAGGTCTATCCACCATCCGTAATTCTGATGACAAAaatccatccccttccccaccccagccatgccttaaatcatcactacattccctgttcctctctcctcagttagcatgaaaaagaatacaaacaaaataaaacaaactaactactCAGCCAGTAAAATTACAACGAAAGAGCCTGTGGGGCTCCTGATTAAACTCTGAACCGTTTCAAACAGAAGTTGAttgtcatatatatgtatatacagtgtttccaatggaagcagatggaactgcagaatAACTGTCATCCatggtgtaggggggtggggggtgggggataaaacaaacaaactggtcaaccagtaaaattacaacaaagagccattggggctcctaattaaactgTTTCAAACAGAAGTTGAttgtcatatatatatgcatcctttccaatggaagcagatggaacagcAGAACACCTGTAAATAAGCAGTCGTTAATAGTGTACGATCTGCTTCAGACCCACTCTGTTTTACgcctacccagattcaaacactccactgtcggctgcggttctttctctgtctgtggactttgcttgtggaatgaacttcctctttggcTTCCTCACGGTCCCCACGCTCAGCTCTTTTAAGTGAGGCCTCAAAACCcatctctttccaagatagcccccctcccctgcctcttctttgtcttcagtttttcaagTTCAGAATTATGCATGcacgtgaatgactggtttgaaagcgctttgatttgtctccgcacaaaattcagtgctatatagatatcggttattattattagtagtagtagtagtagtagtatcattgtcatcattatggtGTGCTGGGGACAGGTGctggtgaaggagggggaggtgcttggggagggggtggtgttctCGGTGGTGGATGCGGCATGCTACACGGGCGAAGACAAGCAGGACTGCGTGGACTGTCTGCTGGCCAGCGTGGAGACTGGCGGCCAGGACTCCCCCCAGAGACCCCACCCCCTGACTGTCCTCACCTGGCTCACCCTCAccgctggtcagtgtgtgtgtgtgtgtcactgtgtgtgtcactgtgtgtgtgtgtcactgtgtgtatgtgtggccagGACTCCCCCCAGAGACCCCACCCCCTGACTGTCCTCACCTGGCTCACCCTCAccgctggtcagtgtgtgtgtgtgtgtgtgtgtgtgtgtgtgtgtgtgtgtgtgtgtgtgtgtgtgtgtgtgtgtgtgtgtcactctgtgtgtgtgtgtgtcactgtgtgtgtgtgtgtgtgactgtatgtcactgtgtgtgtgtgtgtgtgtgtgtgtgtgtgtgtgtgtgtgtgtgcgcgcgcgtgtgtgtgtgtgtgtgtgtgtgtcactgttgttgttcagATTTGTGGAGTGTGGCCCGACttgattcttgttttgtttcaatcatttgccttctagatatatatatttcctttcagtttattttcagtgttttttttttttttatctttgtttcttcTGTCAAATGAttacatttctttcatttttctgtgAAAGTTTCTCAAAAACCCTAAGTAGGCTTTCAAGGCATGGGTTTACGCTAGGTGAGGTATCTGCTGCctttatgatttttattttttatcttatttattttttttttttacacagtagaTGGAGTGTATCGTataatggatcagtctgcatgcccTGAGGCTTCCTTGAAaccaaaaatttttaaaattattattatcattagtgttattttgataataatgatgatgatgatgatgattatcagtagcagtagtagtgttataATATGCGTATATGTGTGATGCGTTTTTGCAtgcgtgttgtttgtgtgtgtatgtatgcacatgtgtgttgtgtgtgtgtgtgtttttcacttTTCACATGCATGTTCTCCCCCctgctccccatccccacccccctcccgcatcCGCACCCGCTCCCCCCAACAGACAGCAAGGGCTCATGGACGGTGAGCCGCACTCGCAGGCTGGAAGGAACTCGGCCGTTCGACTACGCCAGCCTGGAGAGAGCGGGAGGCGGTGCCGTCACCATCGCCAGCAACAGACCCTACGTCCTGGTGTCGGACTCTGTGAAGGAGGTGTCCTCCCCTCTCGACGGCGCTGCTTCTGCTGGTGGGGGGGACTGGGAGATGGTGGGCAGAGGTGAgttgaaggggggttgggggatgtgggggggggggggaaggtttagGAGGTAGGGGATGAGGTAAGAGAAAAGccgggatggtgggggtggggaatttgGGAAGGGGGAagtgctgagagagacagggatttgggggagaggggaagggggaagtgctgagagagacggggatttgggggagaggggaagggggaagtgctGAGAGAGACGGtgatttgggaggggggaggggaagggggaagtgctgagagagacggggatttgggggagaggggaagggggaagtgctgagagagacggggatttgggaggggggaggggaagggggaagtgctgagagagacggggatttgggggagaggggaagggggaagtgctgagagagacggggatttgggggagaggggaagggggaagtgctgagagagacggggatttgggggagaggggaagggggaagtgctgagagagacggggatttgggggggagaggaagaatcaaaggaggggtggggggctgggggggggggtagttttcaGGGGGAGAGGAACAGTcggtaggagggggagggattggggtggagggggaatagAGGGTGGTTGTGGGAGACTGGGAGATGGTGGGCAGaggtgagttgggggtgggggggggagtgcgggggcggggagtgggtaAGAGAAaaagtggggatggtgtgtgtgagtgtgtgtgtgtgtgggggggggggagggggggtggagatatCTGGGGTAGGGGAAGGAGATATAGctgagaggagaaaggggggggggaatcagtgggagggggatggataGGGTAAGTAATCTGGAGGAGGGGAGGattgggaggagaggaggaatcaggggtggggtggggaggcagggggtggggtgggaataaTCAGGTGTGGGCAGAGgaatcgggggggtgggggtgggggggtggagaggacgacatcatggggtgtgtgggggggttggtgggtgagaTCAACAGGGAGGTAGAAACCAAGGGGGAGTGAGGTATTGAGGTGTTCAGGAAGaattgggggggatgggggggggggagaaatcaaagggagggggaagaatcATTGGAGGATAAGGAATTGAGGGGGCGTagtaggagacacacacacacacacacacacacacacacatgccacagatgtatttgcatgcacacagacacacagacacagacacacacacacacacacacacacacacgccacagatGTATTTGcatccacacaaccacacccacatccccccccctcccccccccccccaacacacacacattcatgtgtacacctctcaccccccacacaaacatacactttcatgctgtgtgtgtgtgtgtgtgtgtgatcccctgCAGAGCCCCAGCACCCACTGTACACCTGGAGCCAGACGACGGAAGACGTGACGGTGCAGCTGACGCTGCCTGCCGACACTGCCAAGCCTGACGTGTACGTGTCCCTGGGCTCGGACTGCCTGGACATCGGGGTGAAGAACAGCGTCACGCTGCTGCGTGGGTCCCTGCGCGACAGGATTGACGTCGCCGCTTCGACGTGGACGGTCGAGGGCCAGAAGTGAGTGTagctttggttgtttttttgactcacttgtgtaaacaaagtgagtctatgttttaacccggtgttcggttgtctctgtgtgtgtgtgtccgtgtgtccgtggtaaactttaacattgacattttctctgcaaatactttgtcagtcgaccccaaattaggcataaaaataggaaaaattcagttctttccagtcatcttgtttaaaacaatattgcacctctgggatgggcacaaacaaattaaaaaagaagcctaattatatgcaaactgcattatattttttgtattctctaaacttggcactttgatctgatattctgacccaacaacaagaggagtcattattatcattttttgttcaaacaggaacttcttttgctaagcatggaatttttatttattttgcaaacgttctggtgcagttagtaaaaaagggaaattactctgtaattaatgctaggggacttaatttatcacaagtgagtcttgaaggccttgcctctcttgttttcttttgttcttcttctttgtcttcttcttcttcttgtaccacacacacacacacacacacacacacacacacacgcacaagctcaagcatacacacacacacacatcacgggtgttcagtgctggcactttagttggccctgcgaaagttcgtgaacccaggaagtaggacATGGATAtgaataaacgcggctgacaaacaggccgcgccagcagcactcgctgtacgcttgttcggcggtaaatctgctttgtttctttcgcgcatcatctcctcggatgtatcggaaataacgactaaagaagtggttttctaaaaagaacacaaaataagcattccattgactccaaacacaatatgttttcttacatagcggttgttgcggcaacggctgaaacataaatgaagaaagagaagagaaggataagcagaaacatgatcgcaaaaatcgttaagtttaaatccctctctaagaaaacaggcgtttagcacaataacatcgtaaatacacacagaacatatagcatgcctgcatgcagattagcttaccttttgagttgtgcgatttttcttggcagcacaacaaacgtttaaatgaacacactgtagcatggtgagtgcgagcagcagggggatggagagcggggtgagtgtctgtcggcttatggcactgccgtgcccttcatttcacgagaaagacgaagatttttaaggtaaaaaaaaaatgaaacgatgatgttgataaaataatgaaattgtgtaaatcaaatcaaactgcattccaataatacaaccaggaatggcaataattcaactttctgtaatcgctgcaggaaatgtgtggatgctgtgaaaaggtgggaaaagtggggtgggggctgcggggccgagtgaaacaaagaaggcagtgtcccggtttggcgcgcggggccagaaataccgcggcgaatgtgccggtcagtacagagtgcggtgggaaagtctggcattaaaaaatttttgacccaagacgctagacgctgctcggccaactaaaaagctggattttgtgctcggctgagcagccgtgacaTGTGTGTGGGTTCACATGCATacatttctcaacaacaacaacaacaacacacacacacacacacacacacacacacacacacacatggtcacatgctttcctgtcgtaataATTATGACCTAGACGCTCTAGACCTaccgatcatgaggccagggcagtcactgctaaccttggtctcacgtgatgatgctcagctaatcgcgtgcgtGTTTACTTTGAAACAGCATGCATGGAGTCGACCAGTCAGCTGAATCGTTCACTGGAGCAAGAGAGACCGTGGCTTaatcaagtgtttgtatgccttgcaGATAAAATgcacgtttgctgatgtggcttggaggcCTGAGTGCTCCTACCAAATTTCTTGATTTGTTCCTgcaaaacacttgacaggggttggcatctctgcactgtgtgtgtgtgtatgtgtgtgtgtgtgtgtgtgtgtgtgtgtgttaaacatttgCGGTGTATAAACCACTGTGGCTTATGTGTGATTAAATTCCCAAACATAGGGGTAGTGGTTTATAGGATGATGCGCTCAGTAGCCCAGGTTTTAGGgtcgtagtaatagtagtagtcctCCTCGTTGTCATAGTGGTGGGacaggcgcaaaagccgagtggttaaagagttggacttcaGTCTgacggtcccaggttcgaatctcggttacggcacctggtgggtaaagggtcgagattttttcgatctcccaggtcaacgtatgtgcagacctgcttgtgcctgaacccccttcatatgtatacgcaagcagaagatcaaatacgcatgtcaaagatcctgtaatacgtc
This window encodes:
- the LOC143286013 gene encoding nudC domain-containing protein 1-like — translated: MASRVDLKPRKELINPNFDGYKLSLEPLPTYQQELEKAVDVCTLTQDQLTSHHAKLFAAPNHLTADLWAENSVYVVDSSWTLRHIFLHESNKVDSGCRVFDIPQAAEFRQVAGRLNVSLRFAGPQVAVLADGAGRLFLLDTGDRSRKSGQWKVLVKEGEVLGEGVVFSVVDAACYTGEDKQDCVDCLLASVETGGQDSPQRPHPLTVLTWLTLTADSKGSWTVSRTRRLEGTRPFDYASLERAGGGAVTIASNRPYVLVSDSVKEVSSPLDGAASAGGGDWEMVGREPQHPLYTWSQTTEDVTVQLTLPADTAKPDVYVSLGSDCLDIGVKNSVTLLRGSLRDRIDVAASTWTVEGQKLELSLTKETEGMWDILVPGDTRGEMTLDEATIAAIHDRLKHLTSDKWNPDPDGDNKPYNTQQLEACDAVDDDECIYLMRIDGETHSISHQATISYTLLFTVGLEADKPPALCLRHDVDGLVWQPDRLSNLQGPGSAAGGTAGVSGSNPWRHAGTLDAFGYVQASKTQRRFSACAPDFSLAAIADCKRHVYLYRQRAPVATPLRNRKTSRDVSSVAKQHVVVIDPPEGVVGLYVSNDHVFVATPLRVYAVAVSQDA